In the genome of Bremerella sp. P1, the window TCTGATGTTCGCGGAAGCGATCGAGGTAAGGATTGAAGTCGTCGTATTCAATCACATAGATCTGCTGCGTGGGATTCTCGCGATTGTAGCGGGCAATATGATCGACGATCTGCAGCCGCATGGCCGTCTTACCGGCACCCTTTTCGCCAAACACGATCGACGTCGAGGGGTCCTGGGGATCGCCATACACCTTCTGCCAGGAAGGGTGATAGGTGGTATCGATGCAGCCACTTTTGAAAACGGTATCGGTTTGGGCGTCTTCGACGGCGAAGGGATTCGACTGAATACCGTAGTGTTCCAGGAACTGATGGATCTTCATGGATGTCTGCGTCGGGGAGAAGTAATCGACAAATTCGTTAACACCGACGAAATCCCAACAATCGGTCGGGTTTCCGCCTTGTACTTCAACACTAATATAGCCCTGGCTCCGGCTTGGGACGATTGGGGCCAGGAATTACCGAAGCGTCGCGCACGAGAATTGTGAACACGGCATGAAAAAAGGAGGCGAACGGATCGAATCGCCTCCTTTAATACAGCTTCTAGGGTATCGAGCAGGTTTATTTAACCTTCAGGCTCTTTACCATTGCGTCGAACTTTTCCTTGTTCTCATCGATGGTCTTGGATGGACCGTAGAACTTCAGGAAGTAGTTGCCGAGCTTCTCGGTCGTGATGATGGCCGCCAGCATGGTGTAGCCTTCTTTGACTTCAGCCGGAGCGAACGGGCCACGCTGATCTTTGAAGTCGCCTACCAGCTCAACCAGGTGAACTTTCTGCTCGGCGATGGTCTCTTCTTTGACGACGGCATCTTTGGTCATCTTGACGAATTGACCCTTCCAGCGATCGATGTTGGCTTCGATGCTACCGCCGGCTCCCATCAGGGTAACGCGACCGTCAGTTCCATCTCCCTTGACGGCAGGGACTTCCATTTCGACGTCGATAATTCCAACGCGGGGTTTCACGGACTTCCAGCCTTCTGGCTTGGTCATCTCGAGGTGGCCGTCACCAAAAGCAATTTGTTCGGCTGGCTTCTTAGCTTCATCTGCCATTGCCGTAACCGCGGTCAACAGAATCAGAACCAGACAAACCGGCGAAATACGTTTCATCACGCTATAGCTCCAAAAATGGGGGCGAATTTCGATGCGAGGGTACGTGTAATGATATCCCTAAAGTTGAGTCAATTCATCCATCTTGCCCGTGTGAAAGGACAAGACTGGTGAATTTTACGTCGATTCTTGGGCTGTGGTTCGGCAATACCGCGTCATGCCACGATCCTGGCGAGTTGGCTTACCGCAAAAGTGACTTGCGTTATCATAAACGGAATAGGTGGTACGGTCGTAACAGGCTGTCTTGAAAAGGTGCGAGAAACTCACATGGCAAAGTCGCAGAAGTCGGACAGTTCCGACGATTCCCAGCAGGAAGAAGGATCGGGACCGCTCGAGATCGTCATCTCCGGCGAGTTTGGCGAGTCGTGTACGGAAATCTACGAGAAAATCCTGGAAGTTCCCCTGGAGGGAGAGTGCACCCTCTATTTCGACTCCCCAGGCGGTAGTTCCTACGCGGCGATTGGTTTGGTGAGTCTTCTCCGAATTCGGAAGATTCAAGCGACCGGCATTGTCATTGGCGAATGCTCGTCAGCGGCCATCTGGCCGTTTGCCGCTTGCAAGAAACGCTACGTGACGCCCTGGAGTGTTCTCTTGTTCCATCCCATGCGATGGCAGAGTGACGAGAATATCCCGGTCACCGAGGCTGCGGAGTGGGTTCGCCATTACCATCACTTGAATTCAGAAATGGACTCGCTGCTGGCAAGTCTATTCAAGACAAAGACCGAGTTGGTCGCCCAGTGGACGCACCCAGGCCGGTTCGTAACCGGGACGGAACTCGCCGAAACGGGGCTAGCCGAGCTAATCGAGCTTTTCTGATCACCGCGACCGCAGGTAGGATACGGCTTGCCAATCGATAGCGCCAGATCCCCGGAAGCGTCCCTCATGCACCGATTCTATTCCCCCTACATTTTGCTACTTGCGGTTGTCGCGCTCGGTGGATGCGGACAAGGTTCGTCCGCTGACCCGTATGGGGAAGGGGCGACGCCGGCTGATTTCAGTCAGTTGAAACTTTCGCAGACGGTAAACGATCCTCGTGTTAAGAACGAATTGGATCGCCTTGAGGCGGAGAATTCGCTTCCCACGCAAATCGCCGACTCGTATCGCAGTCAAACCGATCCGACCACCGAGGATCCGATCTTCAATTTCCTGCGTGGTACCGACGCGAGAACGGTGGAAGATGCCCTGACCGATAGCGGCCATTGGTGGAACCCGAAGTCGCCTGGGCGAGACCTGCTGGTTTCCGCGCAAGGTCAGGACTTTCTCGCCGCGTGGGATGCGCAGCGAAAAGCAGGACGCAATGTTCTGCTTCAACCAAAAGCACGCTTTCCGGTCGATCTGGAGTCAGGCATCCTGGCCGATCCCAGCTGGACATCCACCATCCACTGCCTGGCACGTGCCGAGCTGTTGGAAGCGGCCAATCAAGCAAGCCAGAATAACATGAGCGAAGCGATGACTGCGGCGGCCTATGCTCTGGCCTACGCGGATCAATTGAACCAGGTACCGACCTTGCCGGCACGTAATAGCGCTGCCGCGATTCGGGAAGAAACACTGGTTACCTTGCGGTCTCTCTTACGTCATCCACAGTTTTCTGCCGGGCAGCTGCGAACGTTGGAAACGGTACTCAAGCAGACGATGCAGCGATGGCCGAGCGATACCGAACTGTGGAAAGCAGACCGGGCCACTGGGTTGCATTTTCTGGAAATGATTCGGGCGGGGCTTCTAGCGTCACTGCTAACACGAGAAGAGTATGATGCGATGATGGCCAGTGGCGAGTTCGCGAAGCTTGCCAGCTCAATTTCCCGCAACTTGACGACCGATCAAGCATTCTACCTGGACGCGATGAAAGACATCGTCGCGGCTGCCGACAAGCCGTACTACCAGCGCGTGGCCGGACTGGCCGCTATTTCTGATGCATTGAATCTGGCTCAGACGACCGACAAGTATCCGACGGTTTCCGGTGACTTTTTGCTCAGCGGCATGCACGCACAGCAGGCCAGTCTGTCGAAAGATAAATCGCGAATGACGATCTGGTTGGCCGCCGTGCAAGCGGCCAATGGGCACCCACCTGAGCCGATGCCCATCATCGACTTCTCTGGCCGGCCTGCCGAAATCAGAGACGAGCCAGGCCAAATCGTTGCCAGCTTCGAGGGAATCCCAGGGGACATACCGAACCTGGTCATTCCCAAGTTCGAGACGAACTAGCGGTAACTTTCGTGGCACAGCGTACACGACTGACCAACTTCGCCGGCTGCGGCACGGGCAGCATCGGCGTTGTTTTCCTTCACCGCTTTCACGACTTTTAACGCCGCATCCTGCATTTGTTGGCAGTAGGTGACGTAGTCATCGTCGTCGTAGTACTCGAAGCCTTCTTTCTGCATCGCATGACCGATCGCCGCGATGATTTCAGCTTCGTGCAGAACGTCTTCCAGATTGTCGTTAAACTCCGACGCACTCGCCGTGTTGGGTTTGAGACGCTTTTGGTAGGCGATTTCAAGACGCTGCATCAGAGGCGGACGATCGGCAATGGCATCCCAGGTGGCCTTCGGATCGGCTTCACGGACATCAAGCGATCCACCACGAACGAGTTGTTCGAGGTCCTCGGCTCGTAGTTTGGCTTCTTTGAACGAGTTATCGGTACCCACTTTGGAATTGAAGCCAGCGCGGGCAAAGCCATCGCGTGCAGTCAGGGCAAATTCCTTCCAGCGAACGTCACCGTCATGTTCGGCGATGATCTCAAAGAGCATGGCCAGCTCGGTAAAGTCCCGTCGAGCTTCTTCAAATCCACCCCCGTTAAACTTCCGAACGTTCTGCACGGTTTCTATCAACTGGTTGTTCAGACGCTTCACCTCGTCTTGAATGGTGGATGGCGAGATGATGTCGGCCCATTCGCCGGCGTTCCCACCACCCGTCGCGCCTGGCGATTGCATGCCGCCGCTGCCAGGAGAACCAGGTGCCATGGCCGGGGCCTGGCGGTTCTCACTGAGGATCTCAGGACGTTCTCCCTGCAGAGCTTCCGCAAAGACATCTTTGAAGAAGATGATGCTGGTCGTTGTATTATTGAATTCCGGAGCCTTGGCGCGGCGTTCTGTTTGCTGGGCATGCAGCGATGAGTTGCTTGCGAGCGTAGCAATGATTCCGACGGCAAGGGCGAGACCGAATTGACGCATAGATGTTGCCTCCTGGGGACGAGCGTTCACAATTAGTATAACCCTGAACTCGATTTAGGGACAGAATTTCGATTTCCAGAGTCTGCTACCCCCGAAAACCAGGACAAGTCGTGACGCCTGAAGAGGAAAGACTGGCCAGCCGCCGCAGTTTTTTGCGGGGAAAAGTCCGTTCTGAAGAAGAAACC includes:
- a CDS encoding ATP-dependent Clp protease proteolytic subunit, giving the protein MAKSQKSDSSDDSQQEEGSGPLEIVISGEFGESCTEIYEKILEVPLEGECTLYFDSPGGSSYAAIGLVSLLRIRKIQATGIVIGECSSAAIWPFAACKKRYVTPWSVLLFHPMRWQSDENIPVTEAAEWVRHYHHLNSEMDSLLASLFKTKTELVAQWTHPGRFVTGTELAETGLAELIELF
- a CDS encoding cytochrome c; this encodes MRQFGLALAVGIIATLASNSSLHAQQTERRAKAPEFNNTTTSIIFFKDVFAEALQGERPEILSENRQAPAMAPGSPGSGGMQSPGATGGGNAGEWADIISPSTIQDEVKRLNNQLIETVQNVRKFNGGGFEEARRDFTELAMLFEIIAEHDGDVRWKEFALTARDGFARAGFNSKVGTDNSFKEAKLRAEDLEQLVRGGSLDVREADPKATWDAIADRPPLMQRLEIAYQKRLKPNTASASEFNDNLEDVLHEAEIIAAIGHAMQKEGFEYYDDDDYVTYCQQMQDAALKVVKAVKENNADAARAAAGEVGQSCTLCHESYR